In Chloroflexota bacterium, the genomic window CTGGAGTTCCTGGAGCCGGGCGGCTCGATGGGCAAGGGGCTGCTGCCGACCGGCCAGATCCGCGAGTCCATCACGCTGGCCGATGGCCGCGGCTTCGACGTCTCGATTGTGGACGCCGCCAACCCGATGGTCTTTGTGCGGGCCGCCGACCTCGGCTCGGACGCCACCGAGCGGCCGGAGGCCGTGGACGCCAATGGGCCGCTCCACGCCGCCCTCGAAGAGATCCGTGACCATGCTGCCGTCCGCCTCGGGCTGGCGTCTGACGCGGCCACGGCCCACACCAGCGCCAAGGCGATCCCGAAGGTCGTGATGGTCGCCCCGCCGCAACGGTACCAGACAACAGGCAGCGTCGATCTCCCGGCCGAGAGGATCGACCTGACGGCGCGGATGCTCTCGATGGGCAAGTGCCATCGGACGATGGCCGGCACGGCAGCGATCTGCACCGCTGTCGCGGCGGCCATCGAGGGCAGCGTGGTGCACGAGGTCACGCGGGCCGGCGCCGGCCCGGCCGGCGAGGTCCGGATCGGGCACGGAGCCGGGGTGCTGGACATCGGCGTGAAGGCCGAGAAGCGCCCCGAGGGCTGGCACGTGGTCAGCGTCAGCACGTTCCGCACGGCCCGGCGGATTATGGATGGCCGCGTCTTCGTGCCGTCGCGCTACCTGGACGGAACCGCGTGGTTCCAGCAGCCGGCCGAGACGGCGGCTGCACGCTAGACGGATAATGACGGACGCGAGCATATCGAAGGGCGGCGGAACGCCGCCGCCACAGGTCATGCTGAGCGCAGCGAAGCATCTCCCAGGCAATCGTCAGATTGTGGGTGAGATCGTTCGCTGCGCTCGCAGGCTCGCTGCGCTCAGGATGACAGTCAAACGGTCGCGGCCTCTCACCGAGCATCGGTCGAAGGCGCGGAAGACGGTGGAGAGGTGCGGACGATGACCGAACGACGGACGCCGATGAACCTGACGAGAAAGCTGATCGCCGAGCACCTGGTCAGCGGCGAGATGATTCCGGGTGAGGAGATCTCGCTGCGTATCGACCAGACGCTGACCCAGGACGCCACCGGCACGCTGGCGTACCTGATGTTCGAGGCGATGGGGCTGCCGCGCATCAAGACGAAGCTCTCCGTGAGCTACGTCGATCACCAGTTGTTGCAGGTAGACACCCGCAACGCCGACGACCACACCTACCTGCAGGACGTGGCCTACAAGCACGGCATCCACTACTCGAAGCCCGGCAACGGCATCTGCCACCAGGTTCACCTGGAGCGCTTCTCGCGGCCCGGCGACGCGCTGCTCGGATCGGACTCGCACACGCCGACCTGCGGCGGCGTCGGGATGCTGGCGTTCGGGGCGGGCGGCCAGGATGTCGCCACCGCCATGGCCGGCCTGCCGTTCCACATCCGCATGCCGAAGGTGCTGGGCATCGAGCTGCGCGGCAAGCTGCGTCCGTTCGTTGCGTCCAAGGATGTGATCCTGGAGATGCTGCGGCGGCTCTCGGTGAAGGGCGGCGTCGGGCGGGTCTTCGAGTACTACGGCCCGGGCGCGGCCTCGCTGGAAGTCACCGACCGCGCCACGATCTCGAACATGGGCGCGGAAGCGGGTGCCACCACCTCGATCTTCGCCTCCGACGAGAAGACGCGGCGGTATCTCGCGGCGCAGGGCCGCGAGCAGGACTTCCGCCTCGTCGGGCCGGATCGGGGAGCCGAGTACGACGATCGCATCGTCATCGACCTGGATCAGCTCGTCCCGCTGGTGGCGAAGCCGCACATGCCGGACAACGTCGTGCCCGTCACCGAGCTGCTCGGGACGCCCGTCGATCAGGTCGCCATCGGCTCCTGCACGAACTCGTCGTACCAGGATCTGATGGTCATGGCGAAGATCCTCAAGGGCAAGATGGTGCACCCGAGGGTCAACGCCGTCTGCAGCCCTGGCTCGCGGCAGGTCTACAACATGATCGCGCAGAACGGTGCGCTGGCCGACCTGATCGCGGCGGGCGTCCGCATCCTGGAGTCGTCGTGCGGGCCGTGCCCGGGCCTGGGGGCCGTGCCGCAGACCGGGGCCGTCTCGCTGCGGGCCTTCAACCGCAATTTCGAAGGGCGTTGCGGCGCGCCGGGCATCAACGTCTACCTGGCCAGCCCGGTCACCTGCGCGGCGGCGGCCATCGCCGGCAAGGTGGTGGACCCGCGCGAGATCACGGACGCGCCGGCGCAGATCCGTCTGCCGCGCGCCTACACCATCGACGACCGCATGATCATCCCGCCGGCCGAGGATGGCACGCGCGAGGAGATCCGGCGCGGCCCGAACATCAAGCCGATCCCCGTGCGCGCCCCGATGGCCGCGACGATCTCCGGCCAGGTCATCACCCGGGTGGGCGACAACATCAGCACGGATGGCATCCTGCCGGCCCATGCCGACATCCTGGCGCTGCGCTCGAACGTGCCGGCCATCTCGCAGCATGTCTTCAAGCTGGTTGACCCGGGATTCGTGGAGCGGGCGAAGTCGCTCGGCGGCGGCTTCATCGTGGCCGGCCAGAACTACGGCCAGGGGTCGAGCCGCGAGCACGCGGCGCTCGCGCCGAGCTACCTGGGCGTGAAGGCCGTGATCGCCAAGGGGTTCGCCCGCATCCACCGCGCGAATCTGACGAACTTCGGCGTGCTGCCGCTGGCGCTGGTGGACGAGGCCGACTACGACCTGCTCGATCCGCTGGACGAGCTGGAGATCGCCGACGCACGGGGGCTGATCGCGTCGGGTGAGAGCGAGATCCCGGTTCAGAACCTCACCAAGGGCAAGACGATCATCACTCGCGTCGAGGCGAGCGATCGCCAGCGCAACCTGCTGCTGGTGGGCGGGCTGCTCAACTCGGTCAAGGGCAACGGGGCGGCGGCGGCTGGGGCGGCTGCCGCCGAGGCGGTTGAGGCTGGCACGACGACGGGCTGACCACTGATAACTGACGCCTGATAGCTGACGGCTGATCACTGATCTCTGACGACCGATCACTGGAGGGTACTGTCCCGATGACGCGATTCGCGAACCTGCCACTCTTGCCGACCACGGTGGTCGGCTCTCACGGCAAGGCCAGCTGGTGGTTTGCCGGCGTCCGCGAGCACGAGAAGGGCGTCTGGGGTGAAGGCGACCTTGCCGAGATGCTGGACGACGCCGCCGACACGGCCATCCGCGACATGACCAAGGCCGGCATCGACGTGATCACGGACGGCGAGGTGCGCCGCCTGGATGGGTACGTCGACTCGTACTACACCATCATCAAGAACATCCAGCCCATCGAGATCAAGCGCAAGGACGGCCCCTGGGGCTACGACCAGCAGACGCGCTACGTCGCGACGGGCAAGATCGACGTCCCGGAGGGCGGCCTCGGGATCATCGACGAGTTCAAGTACGGGATGGCGCACTCCGACAAGCCGCTCAAGGCGACGTGCGCCGGGCCGCTGACGTTCGGCTCCCGCATCCACCCCGGTGACCAGTACAAGGGCACGGTGGACATCGCCGAGCGGTTCTGCGAGGTCATCAACGAGGAGTTGAAGGGGCTCGTCGCCGCCGGCGCCGAGTTCATCCAGATCGACGAGCCGGCCCGTGGCAACGTCTCCGGCGAGGAGATGGCCCGCCTCTTCAACAAGGCGACCGAGGGCGTCAAGGCGAAGCTGGCGTTCCACATCTGCTTCGGCAATCGCTTCGGGCGTGGCCGGTTCCAGCGGACCTATGCCAACTACTTCCCCGGCGCGCTGGAGGCGAAGACCGACCAGTTCGTGCTGGAGTTCGCCAGCCGCGAGATGTCCGAGATCGAGAAGGTCGGCGAGTGGCTGAGCGACGGCCGCGAGCTTGGCGCGGGCCTGGTGGACGTGAAATCGTTCTACACCGACACCGCCGAGGACGTGGCCGGCCGCATCCACCAGACGCTGAAGCACGTCAAGGCGGAGAAGCTCTGGCTGAACCCGGACTGCGGCTTCGGGTGGAGCCCGCGCTACATGTGCAACCAGAAGATCGGGGCACTGGCGGCCGGCGCCCGGCTCGCCCGGAAGCAGCTGGGCCTGTAAGCTCCGCTGCTTGACCCCGGTCTTGACTCTGGCCCCCCTCCCGGTTCTGGGAGGGGGGCTTTCCCATCCCGACCGCTGTCTGGCGGGCGTTGACATTGGTGATGGCAAGAATACTCGTAGCCGACGACGCCGCGATGCTCCGCTATCTGGCCTGCCGGTCGCTGGATGGACACCAGACGATCCAGGCAGAGGACGGCGAGGAGGCGCTCGCGCTCATCAAAGAGCACCGGCCCCGAATCGTCATCCTCGACTGGATGATGCCGAAGCTGAGCGGCGTTGAGGTCTGCCGAGCCATCCGCGCCGATCCCGACCTTGCCGGGATCCAGATCATCGTGATGACGGCCCGGACCGGCTTCGACTCGGAGAACGAGGCGCTGGAAGCCGGCGTCGACCACTTTATCGCCAAGCCACTGATGCCGCGCCAGCTCTCGATGCTGGTGGAGCGCATCCTGGCCGGCCAGCGCCGCCGCCCCGCCTGACCGCTGGCCGCCCCGCCTGACCGCTGGCCGCCCCGCCCCACCGCTGGCCGCCCCGCCTGACCGCTGGCAGCGTGCCGCCGGCCGTGCGCCGTGATACCCTCGCGCTGTCCGTGGGAGGGTTGCCGCCATGAAGATCCGCGAGATCCGCTCGATTCCGCTGATGGGGCGCACGCCGCAGGGCGGCTGGGATCATGATGTTGATCCCGAGGAGAACCTGCACACGCTGGTGCATATCCTGACCGACGAGGGCGTGGACGGCATCGGCAGCGTCTACACCAGCCAGGCGCTGGTGGAGGGCGGCCTCAAGCTGGTCCGCCCGTGGTGCATCGGCGATTCGGCCATCGAGCCGGAGCGCGTGACCGAAAAGCTGCGCCAGATGGCGTTCTGGCAGGGACGCGGCGGCGCCGTCGAGCACGCCATCAGCGGCATCGACATCGCGCTCTGGGACATTCTCGGCAAGGTCAGCGGCCAGCCGGTCGCACGGCTGCTGGGCGGCTGCTACCGTGACCGCATCAAGCCGTACGGCTCGATCCTCTTCGACGAGCCGCCGAAGCTGCGGGACACCTTGCAGGAGGTGGTCGGCCGGGGCTTCCGAGCGATCAAGCTGGGATGGCGGCCGTTCGGACGGGTCGACAGCAAGACCGACCGGCTGCTGATGGAGACGGCCCGCAACGCTGTCGGACCGGATGTCGAGCTGATGGTGGACGCCGGCGGCAGCGAGGCGTTCTGGCCGCACGGCTACAAGTGGGCGCTCCAGACGGCGAAGATGCTGGCCGAGTTCGACGTGGTCTGGTTCGAGGAGGCGCTCCCCCCGGACGATATCGAGGGCTTCATCACGCTGACCGAGCACGCGCCGCTGCCGATCTCGACCGGCGAGGTCCTCACCCGCCGCCAGACGTTCGTGCCGTGGATCGAGCGGCGGGCCGTGGACATCATCCAGCCCGACTGTACGAAGGTTGGCGGGCTGTCAGAGTCGCGACGTATCGCCTGGATGGCCTACGACCACAACGTGACCTTTGTGCCCCACGGCTGGAACACGGCGGTCGGGCTGGCCGCCGACCTGCAACTGGTCGCCTCGCTGCCGGTGGCCCGCTACGTGGAGTACCTGACGCCCTCGCCGTACATCGAGGAGATCGTGCAGACGCCGTTCAGGCTCGACGCCGACGGCATGCTGCCGATCCCGACGGCCCCGGGCCTGGGCCTCGACCTCGACTGGGACGGCATCCGGCGGTTCTCACGGACTGCTGACTGAACCGAAGCTGCCGGTGACTGAACCGAAGCTGCCAGTTTGTCCTGTCTGCGACGGGACAAACCGGCGCCCCGATCCACACGTGCTCTTGCGTTAGACCAGACAGGATGTCGCAGAGCAGACAAACCTCCTCGGACTGAACGCGGCCATTGAGGCGGCCCGCGCCGGCGAGTACTGGACGTGGGCGACCCGTCCGCGGACTGGGACATCGTGCCCTCGCCTACCGAGGCTCCGGCACAACCTCCCCGAGCGCCCGGCGGATGGCGCGGGTCACCTGGCCGAGCAGGATCGGTGGAACGGGTCGTCCAAGCGGCCCGTCTGTCAGAAATGACACGTGCAGCGTGGTGATCTCCTCGCAGAAGAGCACGCTGTCATGGAACAGGTCCCAGGCGCCAGCACGAATCGGCACCCGAGTCGGACCGGTCAATTCACCGCCGGCGGTAACAATCGTCGGGGCTCACCTCGACGATTGGAGGAGCGCTACTGGCGGTGCGCCATCGACTCCGGTCTACTCACCAGTCTGGCCATCAGTGAACTCGCGCATGAAGTCGGCATGGCCATTGTGGCGGGCCGTCTCCTGGATCATGTGCACCAGGATTCGACGGAGCGGCCGTGTCAGGCAAGTTTCAGGCAGAAATTGCCGGCAGGTCGTACGGAGACACCGTACGATTGGTGTGGCAGGGCTGGCGGCCGACCGGGTCGCTGATGACCGGTTGGGGGCGGGCGGCGCCGCCTCTCAGGGCGTGAACGAGACGTCCAGCCTCCGCCGAGAGGTCGGCCGGCCGCCAGCCTCTCCCGACGCTGATCTCCCTGGCACGAGGTGCTGGCTATGGCGCTGACCCGGCTCGCCATCATTCGGCCGCTCGCCATCCTGATGCTGATCCTGAGCATTGTGCTGATGGGTGCGGTCTCGTACACGCGGATGCGGGTCGACCGCTTCCCCGCCATCAGCTTCCCGGCCGTCTTCGTCTCGATCCCGTACGCCGGGGCCTCCCCGAGCGACGTCGAAGACCTCGTGGTGAAGCCGGCCGAGAACGCCGTGGCCGGGCTGGCTGGCGTCAACACCATCTCGTCAACCTCATCCGAGGGCTTCGGCAGCATCAACATTCAGTTCGTGGAGGACGCCGACGTCAACCAGGCGGCGATGGACGTCGAGCGCAGGATCGCGGCGATCCGTGGCCGGCTGCCTGACGGTGTCGGCGATCCATCCATCGTCAAGGCAGACGCCTCGGCCCAGCCGATCGTGAACGTCGCCCTCTCGGGACCGCAATCGCTTGTCGATCTCTACCAGTTGGCGAACGACACGGTCCTGCCGGCCCTCCAGTCGTCCGATGGCGTCGCCGACGTGACGATGTCTGGCGGCCTGCAGCGCGAGGTCCACGTCGAAGTCGACCAGCAGCGGTTGCAGGCGTACGGCGTCTCGCTGCAAACGCTGCAGACCGTGCTCGCTCGCGAGAACGTCAGCCAGCCGGGCGGCGTGGTGACGAGCGGCTCCAACACGCGCGACGTGCGGACCCAGAGCCAGCTCACCGGCCTGGACGACATCCGCAGCCTGACCATCCAGACCACGCCCGTCCTTGTGAAGGTCGATGACGTGGCGACCGTCACCGACTCGACCGCCGATCAGACCCGTATGCAGCGCCTGAACGGCAAGGACGCCATCGGGTTTTCCGTCACCAAGCAGTCCGACGCGAACAGCGTCCAGGTGGCAGACAATGTCAAGGCCACGCTCGCGCGGCTTCAGTCGCGCCTGCCGGCCGGCAGTCAGCTCTCCGTCACCAACGATACGTCCGTGTTCACCCGGCGCGCACTCTCCGGCGTCATCGACGATCTCCAGATCGGCGTCATTCTGACGGGCATCGTTTTGCTGCTGTTCCTGCACACCTGGCGGAACACGCTGATCGTGCTGCTGGCGATCCCCACCTCGCTGATCTCGACCTTCCT contains:
- a CDS encoding mandelate racemase/muconate lactonizing enzyme family protein, with amino-acid sequence MKIREIRSIPLMGRTPQGGWDHDVDPEENLHTLVHILTDEGVDGIGSVYTSQALVEGGLKLVRPWCIGDSAIEPERVTEKLRQMAFWQGRGGAVEHAISGIDIALWDILGKVSGQPVARLLGGCYRDRIKPYGSILFDEPPKLRDTLQEVVGRGFRAIKLGWRPFGRVDSKTDRLLMETARNAVGPDVELMVDAGGSEAFWPHGYKWALQTAKMLAEFDVVWFEEALPPDDIEGFITLTEHAPLPISTGEVLTRRQTFVPWIERRAVDIIQPDCTKVGGLSESRRIAWMAYDHNVTFVPHGWNTAVGLAADLQLVASLPVARYVEYLTPSPYIEEIVQTPFRLDADGMLPIPTAPGLGLDLDWDGIRRFSRTAD
- a CDS encoding response regulator; its protein translation is MARILVADDAAMLRYLACRSLDGHQTIQAEDGEEALALIKEHRPRIVILDWMMPKLSGVEVCRAIRADPDLAGIQIIVMTARTGFDSENEALEAGVDHFIAKPLMPRQLSMLVERILAGQRRRPA
- a CDS encoding DUF664 domain-containing protein, giving the protein MVRCLRTTCRQFLPETCLTRPLRRILVHMIQETARHNGHADFMREFTDGQTGE
- a CDS encoding aconitate hydratase is translated as MNLTRKLIAEHLVSGEMIPGEEISLRIDQTLTQDATGTLAYLMFEAMGLPRIKTKLSVSYVDHQLLQVDTRNADDHTYLQDVAYKHGIHYSKPGNGICHQVHLERFSRPGDALLGSDSHTPTCGGVGMLAFGAGGQDVATAMAGLPFHIRMPKVLGIELRGKLRPFVASKDVILEMLRRLSVKGGVGRVFEYYGPGAASLEVTDRATISNMGAEAGATTSIFASDEKTRRYLAAQGREQDFRLVGPDRGAEYDDRIVIDLDQLVPLVAKPHMPDNVVPVTELLGTPVDQVAIGSCTNSSYQDLMVMAKILKGKMVHPRVNAVCSPGSRQVYNMIAQNGALADLIAAGVRILESSCGPCPGLGAVPQTGAVSLRAFNRNFEGRCGAPGINVYLASPVTCAAAAIAGKVVDPREITDAPAQIRLPRAYTIDDRMIIPPAEDGTREEIRRGPNIKPIPVRAPMAATISGQVITRVGDNISTDGILPAHADILALRSNVPAISQHVFKLVDPGFVERAKSLGGGFIVAGQNYGQGSSREHAALAPSYLGVKAVIAKGFARIHRANLTNFGVLPLALVDEADYDLLDPLDELEIADARGLIASGESEIPVQNLTKGKTIITRVEASDRQRNLLLVGGLLNSVKGNGAAAAGAAAAEAVEAGTTTG
- a CDS encoding methionine synthase, with amino-acid sequence MTRFANLPLLPTTVVGSHGKASWWFAGVREHEKGVWGEGDLAEMLDDAADTAIRDMTKAGIDVITDGEVRRLDGYVDSYYTIIKNIQPIEIKRKDGPWGYDQQTRYVATGKIDVPEGGLGIIDEFKYGMAHSDKPLKATCAGPLTFGSRIHPGDQYKGTVDIAERFCEVINEELKGLVAAGAEFIQIDEPARGNVSGEEMARLFNKATEGVKAKLAFHICFGNRFGRGRFQRTYANYFPGALEAKTDQFVLEFASREMSEIEKVGEWLSDGRELGAGLVDVKSFYTDTAEDVAGRIHQTLKHVKAEKLWLNPDCGFGWSPRYMCNQKIGALAAGARLARKQLGL